DNA sequence from the Salmo trutta chromosome 28, fSalTru1.1, whole genome shotgun sequence genome:
ATTGGTTGGTCAGTGATTATGACGGGGCCTTGAGGTTCTTTCTTCTCCTGTAGTCTATTGCTATCTCTGTGGTTTTTGAAGCGTTGAGCATGAGGTGGTTGTCCTTACACCACGTCACTACCCGAGCCACTTCACAGCGATACTGTGTTTCAttgttgtctgtgatgaggcCGACTATGGTAGTGTCGTCAGCATATTTTAAGACCTTAACTGAGGTCTCCTGAGATGGTTCATGAAGAGGGAGTAGAGCAGAGGGGACAGCACGCAGCCCTGTGGTGCACCAGTACTGAGGGTCAGAGAGCGAGATGTCATATTGTTTACCTTGACagtctggcttcccttgcattcaatgctgcTGGTatcaacaatgtcatactctttatgaccagaccacatcagatagatggcctacacatacagagacataggagcgctgtttcgctcgctcggatgctttctccagtgagatacattcagcctcttgcaaattgaagaAAAATTGCCCCcacgtgcaaagctgtcatctaggcaaagggtggctactttgaagaatctccaacataaaatatattttgatttgtttaacacttctttggtgactaccatgattccatatgtgttatttcatatttttgatgtcttcactattattctacaatatagaaaaaaagtacaaaaaaattaacttgttatggatagggggcagtattttcacggccggataaaaaacgtacccgatttaatctgattattactcctgcccagaaactacaatatgcatataattattagctttggatagaaaacaccccaaagtttctaaaactgtttgaatggtgtctgtgagtataacagaactcatttggcaggccaaaacctgagaagattccaaacaggaagcgctctctctgaccatttcttggccttcttgatcatctctatccaaaacagggtatctctggcataacgtgacattttctaacgctcccataggctctcagaaggcgccagaacgttgaatgatgactttgcaggccatgactgaaaaacagtagcgcatttggtaagtggtcgatctgagaacaatgagactggtgcgcgcgtgcacgagacgactccatgttttcattttcagtctttgaacgaaaacaacgactaatattatcgcttttttacgagaaaaattgcataaaaattgattttaaacagcgtttgacatgcttcgaagtacggtaatgcaaTATTTTGAAATGCTTTGTCATGATAGGCGccggcgtgtcacccttcggatagtgtcttgaacgcacgaacaaaacgccgctatttggatataactatggattatttggaaccaaatcaacatttgttgttgaagtagaagtcctgggagtgcattctgacgaagaacagcaaaggtaatctaatttttcttatagtaaatctgagtttggtgagtaccaaacttggtgggtgtcaaaatagctagcctgtgatggccgaggaatcttctcagaatattgcaaaatgtgctttcaccgaaaagctattttaaaatcggacatatcgattgcataaaggagttctgtatctaaaattcttaaaataattgttatgttttttgtgaacgtttatcgtgagtaatttagtaaattcaccggaagtgttcggtgggaatgctagttctgaacgtcacatgctaatgtaaaaagctggtttttgatataaacatgcatgtattgtataaaataatgtcctaggagtgtcatctgatgaagatcatcaaaggttagtgctgcatttagctgtggttttgttttttgtgacattatatgctagcttgaaaaatgggtgtctgattatttctggctgggtactctgctgacataatctaatgttttgctttcgctgtaaagcctttttgaaatcggacagtgtggttagataaaggagagtcttgtctttaaaatggtgtaaaatagtaatatgtttgaaaaattgaagttttcggattttagaggagtttgtatttcgcgccacgcctatcattggatattggagcaggtgttccgctagcggaacgtctagatttaagaaaaacccttgaatgagtaggtgtccaaacttttgactggtactgtatatactttaTTTTGACATGGCCTATTGATCCAAGAGACACCagattcttcttcttctgtgctATTATTTGAAATTTATCTTGAATCGTGTTATTTTTATATTGTCGTGTCTCAGTAGGTCACCAGGCTATTAATAGGAGCTAAGCGCAATGGTCAGGTCACTCTGGGGAAGACATCAGCTTGACATCGAAATGTCAGTCCCTTGAATTCATCCTGAACAATGGATTAAAGTGACAAATAAGAAACTGATCTCTGCCTTTTTTGTTTAGTGCTCCAACTCCTTTCTGCCTCGAATTAGACTTTTTGGACGTTTTACTTGGTAAGCCCTATTGTTGGATATTTGTCATTGTGGTCGGGCACCCATCCTACTTTATTTTGTATGCTGTAGCGCGGAGGCCTACCTTAACTCCTGTATAGCTAACCTCTGCTCCTCCGTCCCTTCCCTACAGACTCCCTgcagctctctctcgctgtctctgaagaggaggttCTCCCTGAGGagcagcactgtgagcaggagtggagccccaTTCTGGGGCAGGAGGACCCCGAGCCcacacagattaaagaggaacaggaggaagtcAGGACCAGTCAGAAGGAAGAGCTGTTTCAAGGGCTGGAGGCTGATATCATAGAGTTCCAATACACTCCTCCTTGTGTGaaaagtgaatgtgatcaggagGACCCACTTTGGTCCTTGACTCTTCCCCAAACCCAGACTGTGGAAAACAGAGAGTGTGACTTTATACCAGTGGATCTCAAACCTTTTGGCACTGTGACTCACCTAAAGAGTCTCGCCATTCCCCGTAACCCTCCAGATAATGCTAACAATGCCTCCAGCCACAGCTCAGCCATAAGCAGAGACCCAGTAGGACTTGACAGCAGCCCACAATTGGATTCCAGCCCACCATTGGATCCCCACCCACCACTGGAGAAACTTTCTTCCAAACCCAGCATGACGTCTACAAAAACTCACCGCTGCTGTGACTGTGGTGAAATGTTTGCTCCAAAAGCTCTAAACAAGAAGAGACCCAGCGAATGCTGCTTCTGTAAAACCTGTACACTGAAGGCCCATGTCCGACTCTGTCACATGGAGAAACCCTGCACCTGCCCTGATTGTGGCAAGTCATTCAAATACAAAGGAGATCTGTCCAGGCACATGaggattcacacaggagagaaatattttagctgtggtgactgtgggaaaagttTCAGTCTCAAGGGGAACCTAATGAAGCAtaaactgactcacacaggaacaaaaccatttagctgtggtgactgtgggaagagcttcaatcgaAAGGAGAACCTAACCATGCATATACgtactc
Encoded proteins:
- the LOC115166219 gene encoding zinc finger protein 41 isoform X1, producing the protein MYQLQLLRVFLNERLTAAAVEIFGAVEKTVVEYQEENDRLRRLLWITPEIRPCRIDSLQLSLAVSEEEVLPEEQHCEQEWSPILGQEDPEPTQIKEEQEEVRTSQKEELFQGLEADIIEFQYTPPCVKSECDQEDPLWSLTLPQTQTVENRECDFIPVDLKPFGTVTHLKSLAIPRNPPDNANNASSHSSAISRDPVGLDSSPQLDSSPPLDPHPPLEKLSSKPSMTSTKTHRCCDCGEMFAPKALNKKRPSECCFCKTCTLKAHVRLCHMEKPCTCPDCGKSFKYKGDLSRHMRIHTGEKYFSCGDCGKSFSLKGNLMKHKLTHTGTKPFSCGDCGKSFNRKENLTMHIRTHTGEKPFSCVDCGKSFSLKGNLMKHKLTHTGAKPFSCGDCGKSFTVKGNLTTHKLTHTGEKPFSCGDCGKSFNRKKTLTMHTYSHRGEII